The segment ACGGTGAGCGGGCTGCAGATGGTCGCCGAGGGCACCACCGGCCGGCGCAACCGGATCGACTCGGTCCTGGTCCGCCGCGCCGCCCCCGACGACGTTCCCGCCGAGTCACCTGAGCAAGAGAGGCAAACCGCCGATGCCTGAGCCGACAGCGAGCGGCGCGAGCAGCGCAGCGCCCGTCGGGGCCGCCGCCGACCTGGACGCCGAAGACGCCAAGCTCGTCGTGCTGGCCCGCGGCGCACGGGCCCGGATCGGGGCTGTCGAGGGTGCGGCGGTGCGCGACCAGGACGGCCGTACCTACGCGGCGGCCACCGTGGCGCTTCCGTCGTTGACGGTCACCGCACTCCAGCTCGCCGTGGCATCCGCGGCCGCGGCCGGCGCCAAGCGGCTCGAAGCGGCCGCGGTCGTGACCGAGGCGTCCACACTGGACGGCGCCGGCTACGCCGCGGTCCGCGACCTGTCCGGCGACGCGCCGGTGCACGTGGCCGGCCCGGACGGCAAGCTCATCGGCACGGTCGTCGCGTGAAGGCCGGGTTCGCCTGCTTTGTGGGCCGGCCCAACGCCGGCAAGTCCACGCTCATGAACTCGATCGTCGGGCAGAAGATCGCCATCACCTCCAACAAGCCGCAGACCACGCGGCACATCATCCGTGGTGTGCTGCACCGCGAGGACGCGCAGCTCGTCCTCGTGGACACGCCGGGACTGCACCGTCCGCGCACGCTGCTCGGCGAGCGGCTCAACGACCTGGTCCGGCAGACCTGGAGCGAGGTCGACGTGATCGGCCTGTGCATCCCCGCCGACGAGGAGATCGGGCGGGGCGACCGGTTCATCACCGGTGAGCTGGCCGAGCTGAAGGCCACGGTGCTGGCCGTGGTGACAAAGGCCGACCTCGTCGACAAGGGGCGGCTGGCCGAGCAGCTCGTCGCGGTAAGCCAGCTCGCCGACTTCGCCGAGGTGGTGCCGGTAAGCGCGGTCTCCGGATACCAGGTGGAGACGCTTGTCGACGTGATGAGCGGATACCTGCCCGACTCGCCACAGCTCTACCCGGACGACATGCTCACCGACGAGCCCGAGCAGGTGATGGTCGGCGAGCTGATCCGGGAGGCGGCGCTCGAAGGCGTGCGCGACGAGCTGCCCCACTCGATCGCCGTGGTGGTCGAGGAGATGCTCCGCGAAGGCGGGCTGACGAAGATCTACGCCGATGTGTACGTGGAGCGGACGAGCCAGAAGGCCATCGTGATCGGTGCCAAGGGCAGCCGGCTCAAGGACGTCGGCACCCGCGCCCGCGCCGAGATCGAGGCGTTGCTGGGCACGAAGGTCTACCTCGACCTGCACGTACGCGTCGCCAAGGACTGGCAGCGCGACCCGAAGCAGCTGCGCAAGCTCGGCTTCTGAGGCGGCTGCCGGGATTTGTGCGCTTCCTCACGCGCACGTTTCCGTTTGAGCTGGTTCATCGGTTGGTCCGCGGGGTAGGGCGGTAGCTACCCCCTCGCCCCCGGCCTCCCGATTGGACCCATGCGAAACAGGTACGTCGATCTTCTGCGCGCGCTGGCCATCGTCCGAGTCGTCGTTTACCACACCACACATTGGGCGTTCCTCACGATCGCGTTCCCGGCAATGTCGGTGATGTTCGCGCTCGCCGGCTCGCTCATGGCGGCCTCTTTGGACAGTCACGGCGTACGCGCGGTCGGCCGGCGGCTGCGCAGGCTGCTGCCCGCGCTGTGGGTGCTCGCCGCGGTGTTCGTACCGGCGATGCTGCTCACCGGCCTGCCGGTGGACCGGCGGCTGCTCTACTGGGCGCTGCCGCTGCTCGACCCACCGGCCAACGCGTGGGGTGCACTGGCCCTCAGCGCCATCTGGTACCTGCGTGACTACCTGTGGTTCGTCTTGCTCTCGCCGCTGGCGCTGCCGCTCTTCCGCCGCTTCCCGATCCCGACGCTCGCCGCGCCGTACCTGCTGCTCGTGCTCATCGAGCTTGGCGTGGTGCCGGCGCACACCGTGCTCAAGGACGTGGGCCTTTACTTCGGCGCGTGGCTGCTCGGTTTCGCGCACCACGACGGCATGCTGCGCCGCCTGTCGTGGCGCCTGCTCGCGCCGTGCGTGGGAGTGCTGGCGGTGGCCGGCGCGGCGTGGTTTCTGACGCATCCGGGGCCGCGCGGCTACGACCTCAACGACATCCGGCTCGGCAACGCGCTCTGGTCCGCCGCGTTCGTGGTCGCGCTGCTCGGCTTCGCGCCCGCGACCACCGCGTGGCTGGAACGGCGAGCCACGCTGCTGCCCGTGGTCACCGTGCTCAACAGCCGCGCGCTGACCATCTACCTGTGGCACATGCCGGTCGTCATCGGCGTGGGCGCCGTCTTGTCGCTCGGCCTGGGCGCCCGGCTGGCCGCGGTGACGCTGCTGGTGGGCGTGGCCGTCGCGCTCTTCGGCTGGGTGGAGGACGTCTCCGCGCGGCGCCGCCCGGTGCTCGTGCCCGGTGGTGCGCGGCGCCGCGCATCCCTGCCTCAAACCTCCCGGAGCGCTCAGACCTCCCGGAGCGCTCAGACCTCCCGGAGCGCTCAGACCTCCCGGAGCGCTCAGACCTCCCGGAGCGCTCAGACCTCCCGGAGCGTGATGTCCCCGCTGCCGGTCTCCAGGTCGAGCAGGTACGTCCCCGTCGGCGAGCTGGTCACGCCGAGCACCTTCTCGCCGGATCCGGTTCGCGCGTCGATCCGGTAGGAGCCGGCCGGCACCGCGAGGTCGAGGTTGCCACTG is part of the Phytohabitans houttuyneae genome and harbors:
- a CDS encoding cytidine deaminase; protein product: MPEPTASGASSAAPVGAAADLDAEDAKLVVLARGARARIGAVEGAAVRDQDGRTYAAATVALPSLTVTALQLAVASAAAAGAKRLEAAAVVTEASTLDGAGYAAVRDLSGDAPVHVAGPDGKLIGTVVA
- the era gene encoding GTPase Era yields the protein MKAGFACFVGRPNAGKSTLMNSIVGQKIAITSNKPQTTRHIIRGVLHREDAQLVLVDTPGLHRPRTLLGERLNDLVRQTWSEVDVIGLCIPADEEIGRGDRFITGELAELKATVLAVVTKADLVDKGRLAEQLVAVSQLADFAEVVPVSAVSGYQVETLVDVMSGYLPDSPQLYPDDMLTDEPEQVMVGELIREAALEGVRDELPHSIAVVVEEMLREGGLTKIYADVYVERTSQKAIVIGAKGSRLKDVGTRARAEIEALLGTKVYLDLHVRVAKDWQRDPKQLRKLGF
- a CDS encoding acyltransferase family protein, translated to MRNRYVDLLRALAIVRVVVYHTTHWAFLTIAFPAMSVMFALAGSLMAASLDSHGVRAVGRRLRRLLPALWVLAAVFVPAMLLTGLPVDRRLLYWALPLLDPPANAWGALALSAIWYLRDYLWFVLLSPLALPLFRRFPIPTLAAPYLLLVLIELGVVPAHTVLKDVGLYFGAWLLGFAHHDGMLRRLSWRLLAPCVGVLAVAGAAWFLTHPGPRGYDLNDIRLGNALWSAAFVVALLGFAPATTAWLERRATLLPVVTVLNSRALTIYLWHMPVVIGVGAVLSLGLGARLAAVTLLVGVAVALFGWVEDVSARRRPVLVPGGARRRASLPQTSRSAQTSRSAQTSRSAQTSRSAQTSRSAQTSRSVMSPLPVSRSSRYVPVGELVTPSTFSPDPVRASIR